CTATTTGGTCTGCAGATTCGCGACAAACTGAAGGTGAATTACGCCCCCATCAATCCCAAAGAAAGCCGGGAAATTTTTATTCGACAAGGACTGGTCGAAGGACGTTATCGCGGTAAAGCGGCATTTTTTGTCCATAACCGTGCATTGATTGACGATATTGTAGGCTTGGAAGATAAAACGCGGCGCCGGGATATCCTCGCCTCTGATGAGGAGCTGTTCCGCTTTTATGATGAGCGACTACCCGAAACCGTTGTGTCTGCGCGGCATTTAGAAAGTTGGTTAAAACGCGATGCGCCTAAAAATGCGCTGTATCTAGGGCGTGGCGATGCCATGCGTATCGCTGACATCGATGCCGGTGAAGCTCAGTTTCCCGATGTGTTGCATTGGCAGGAAAATCAACTGCCACTGAGATACCATTTTGAACCTGGCCATCCCGCCGATGGCGTAACGGTGCTGTTACCCATGGCGCTATTGGATAAAGTCCCCGAGGGGCGTTTGCAATGGCTGGTGCCCGGCTTACTGCGAGAAAAGTCGATTGCCTTAGTTAAAGCGCTGCCCAAGGCCCAGCGCAAACAACTGGTGCCGGTGCCCGATTACGTTGACCGGGCCTTGGAAACGCTGTCGCCCTCTGACACGTCTTTACTCGAGGCGCTATCAATTGCGCTAAAACGCATTAGCGGTGTTGAAATTGATTTGCAGAGCTGGTCAGCACAATCGCTAGATGACTACTATCGAATGAATATCCGGGTATTGGATGATGCCGGCGAAACCCTGGCGGAAAGTCGAAATTTGAATTCGCTGCGAAGCAAACTCAGCCATCGGGTGCAGAGCAGTATCGCCAAAGAAACCGGCAAGGGTTTTGAGTCTAGAGAGGTTGATTGTTGGGATTTTGGTGCGTTGGCGGTAGAGCATCAATTTAAACAAAGCGGTGCGACTTTAACAGCTTACCCCTGCTTGCGACTGCGCAAACAGACGGTAGAACTGGCCTTGGCGGAGTCGCTCCAAGAGGCACAGCGGGAAAGCCTTGCAGGCGTGCAGCAATTATTGTTGCTTCGACTCGGCCAACAAACCAAGGGCTTGCGCAAACAGTTGTTTAGCAATAACGCCCAGCAATTGCAGTTTGCGGCCTGCCAGCAGGACCGGCGCCAATGGATAGACGATACCTTAATGGCGGCGGCCCGGGAGGCGTTTGGTTTGAGCACAGAGTGTCTTCCCCGCAATGAAGAGGCTTTTGAGTCAATCTGGCAGCGTGGTCGCAGTGAGTTTGTGCCAGTGGCGGAGCGCTATGATGTTTTGCTGGGCGAAATATTAGGGCTGTATAGCGATATTTGTCGGCGGATGAAATCCTTGAATAGCTTGGCGTGGATTCAGAGTATTAATGATATTCGCCAGCAACTGAGCAGCCTGTTTAGCAAGGGGTTTATTCGGGATTGCAGTTTACAAGAGCTGGCGCAGTTTCCGCGCTATCTTAAAGCGGTGCTGCAGCGTATGGACAAGCTCGACGGTAACTTTCAGCGAGACCGTCAATGCACATTGATTATTGAACCGATGCAGGAAAAAGTCGATCAGGTGTTGCTTAAAGACCCATTGGCAATGACCCTGGCGGATTTTGCCGAGTTTCGTTGGATGCTAGAAGAATTCAGGGTCTCGCTGTTTGCCCAACAGCTGGGTACCGCAATGCCGGTGTCTGAAAAACGCTTAAAGAATGCTTGGAAGGCGCTGGCACCACTTGTAACAAAAGCTTAGGCTGAGAGTCTGCAGTGAACGGCCGCTGAAACATCGTTCTGCTGATTTGCTGCGTAGAAGCTTGCGGAGCAAACAGGCTTAGTCGTGTATTCAGCCCCTTCATTCTCTAAACAGCAAAGTGGAATTAATGGTAAAAAGTGCGCCCAATATGATTTCTGGCAATACTGCGCTGGCGGGCCTTGGCCTGCGACGCGGACTGCTGGAAGACTTTAAAAATATCGAGCTTGGCGATATTGATTTCTTCGAGGTGGCGCCAGAAAACTGGTTGAATATGGGCGGGCGATTTGGCCGGGCGTTTCGTGAATGTGCCGAACGTTTTCCTGTTTACCTCCATGGTTTGTCCCTTAATATTGGCGGCTTTGCACCGCTGGATACCCAGTTGATCAATCAAATTCGGGGGTTTATGGATGAATTTGATTGCACGCTATATTCCGAGCATCTGACTTACTGTGCGGATGAAGGTCACCTCTATGACTTAATGCCTATTCCCTTTACTGAGGAGGCGGTTAAGCACGTTGCAGCTAGAGTGCGACAAACCCAGGATATATTGGGCCGCCGAATATTATTAGAGAATGCCTCTTATTATGCTGCACCGGGGCAGCAAATGTCCGAGAGCGAGTTTATTTGCGCCGTGGCCGCCGAGGCTGACTGTGACCTGCTGCTGGACGTGAATAACATTTACGTTAACAGCATTAACCATTGCTACGATCCCTATGCGTTTTTAGCCGCGTTGCCCGCGCAGCGCATTCGCTATATTCATATTGCCGGACATTATCACGAGGCCGAAGATTTGCGTATCGATACCCATGGTGCCGATGTGATTGACCCTGTGTGGTCTTTACTCGATGCTGCCTACGATAAAGCTGGGGCATTGCCGACCTTGTTAGAACGGGATTTTAATTTCCCCCCCATGGCTCGACTGCTCGAAGAAGTTGCGCAAATACGTCGTGCCCAAGCTCGGGTACAAGCCGTGCTGACTGAGCAAGGAGGCTGATATGCCATCCGAATTAGTGCAACTGCAGAAAAAACTTAGCGACTACGTTCGTAACCCTGAGGCAAATCCTGGCCCAGAAAATATTGAAGTCCGCCGTTTACAGATATACCAAGATTTGTTTTTCAATACAGTTGAAGGCTTTGTTTCTACGGCATTTCCGGTTACTCGAACCCTCTATGATGACGCCGCGTGGCGAGGGATTATTCGGGACTTCATGTGTTGCCATTATTGTAAAAGCCCTTTTTTTGTAAAGCTGGCTGAAGAGTTTATTGATTACCTCAGCAATGAGCGGCAAATGCTGCCCTCTGACCCTGCTTTTTTAGTAGAGCTGGCTCATTACGAATGGGTTGAGCTTGCCTTGGATATCAGCACCGAGCAGCTGCCGGAGATACCGCCCGTACCAAAAGAGGTTTTATCGGTAAATTTGCAGATGTCGCCACTGGCGTGGTCATTGGCATATCAATTTCCGGTTCACAAAATCAGTGCGACATTTCAGCCAGAGACTGCCGACGCCGAACCGACTTTTTTGCTGGTATACCGCAACAGTAAAGACGTGGTTGGCTTCTTGGAAATAAATGCTGCCACCGCGCGGTTATTGGTTTTATTAGAAGAGCAGGGTGGCAACGTCACCGGGGCTTTAAGCCAATTAGCCGCAGACATGGGTGCCACTGTTGGGGCCTTGAAAGGTTTTGCCACTGAGCTGCTACAACAGATGCTGGAATTAGAGATTTTGCTGGTCGCATCTGATTAGCAACAAACGGGGGTACGAAAGTCTATCAACAGCACGATGCTTTCCCTGTATTATAAGTGTTCAAGGTATATGGAGGCGCTGAGGACTGGCTAGATATTAGGCTGGCGAGACAGGCGTATTGAATTCAGGCTAAGGATTTCAGCAATGTCAGTATTGCGAAATGATAAAACAAGATTATTTGGGCTGTCGGGCGGCTTAGCCGTGCTGCTGGCGGCGCTGTTGTCGTCTCCCAGCTTTGCTGATGACGATACGCTTGATCCCCGAGACCCTCTGGAGGGCTTAAATCGTAAAATATTTGCCTTCAACGAGGTTGCCGACCGCTATGTGCTTAAGCCGGTCGCCAGGGGATATAAAACGGTAACCCCCACTCCGGTTGAAACAAGCATCGGCAACTTCTTCAATAATATTGGTGAAGTGCAGAGTTTTGGCAACGATATTCTGCAGGGCAAACCCAGTAATGCCATGGTCGATGCCGGACGGTTTATTATCAATACCACGGTGGGCGTTTTAGGCTTGTTTGATGTGGCTACCCATATTGGTTTGAAACGAGAGCCAGAAGATTTTGGCCAAACCCTTGCCGTTTGGGGGGTAGGCTCTGGTCCGTACCTGATGCTGCCACTGTTTGGCCCCAGCACACTTCGAGATGGGACTGGCACCGCGGTAGACAGCTACACTTCTGCAGAGGGCAATATTGACCCCGAGCGAGCCCGCTACTATATGAAGGTCATTGATGTTGTTGATACCCGGGCTTCGTTGTTGGACTCAGAAGATCTTATCTCTGGAGATCGCTATAGTTTTTTGAAAGATGCTTACTTACAGCGTCGGGAGTATTTGATTAACGATGGCAAAACTGAAGACAGTTTTGGTGGCGAGGACTTCGAGTCATTTGAAGAATTTTAGTGTCCCGGAGGGCATCGTGTCAGCCGACTTTCTCTCTGTAATGTTCCCGCTGTGAATCCTGCACATTTTTGTTGCTTGTGTGCCGATAGGGATACGAGTAAAAAGGCTTGATGAGCATCCCTTTACGGCATCGTTTGCTTTTAGTAGGGCAGGCGATTACCAATTATGCAGATTTACGCAGCTCCCTTGAGTCACTGGGGGTTGAAGTGCTGCTTGTCATTCAGCGCGACGAAGGCTTGTTGAGCTTTCGAGAAGACGATATTGACATGGCCATGATTGATATCGATGCAGCCGATGGCATCGGCTTATTGTCTGATATGGCCGACGATCCCCGAGAATTACCGCTTATTGCCGTTTCCCATCGAGAAAGTGCTGAAGACGTAGTTTCGGCATTGCGCCACGGTGCCACCGATTATCTGATGTTGCCGACCAAAAGCACCAATGTGCTTGCCCATGCCATGGAGCGGGCTATGGAGCGGGCGATTCTCAAGCGCGAGAATCTTGCTTACCGCACCAAACTGGAAAATGCTAACCGCGAGTTACTTGAGAGCCTGACCCACCTGCAGCAAGATCAACAGGCGGGTAAGCACGTTCAGCAGTTGTTATTGCCGGATACCCCAAAAGAAATTGGCGGTTACCGGTTTTGCCACTTTATTCAGCCATCGTTGTATCTCAGTGGTGACTTTGTTGATTATTTCTTAGTCGGCGAAGATCACGCTGTGTTTTTTGTTGCGGATGTGTCTGGGCATGGCGCTAGCTCTGCGTTTGTGACGGTTTTTCTGAAAAATCTCTTTGCCAGTAAACGTAGTGATTTTTTACATAGAGGCTCAACCGCGATTTTGTCACCTGCAAAAATGCTGGCAATTGCCAATCGTGAGTTGATCGACATGGGCATTGGCAAGCATGTCACGATGTGTGTCGGCGCGGTGGATTTGAAATGCCAGCAAATGAGCTACTCAGTGGCTGGTCATTTACCGGCACCGGTGATGGCGGTTGATGGGGTGGCGGCATTTTTGCCCGAGCACGACATGCCAGTGGGTTTGTTTAGCGAAGCAGAATTTAGTGACCATATGATCAGCTTTCCGGAAGGGGCTGTGCTGAGTCTGTTCTCAGATGGTATATTAGAAGTTCTGCAGCAGGAAAATCTGGAGCTGAAAGAGCAGGCCTTATTGGACTTGCTCAAGTCAGGCCAGCGTTCTTCTACAGAGTTGGCGGAGGCCTTTGATTTATTTACACAAAATGAGCCTCCAGATGATATTGCAATACTCGTCGTCAGCAGGTTATAGGCTAATGCAGCCGGGAAAAATTTTAGTCGCCGAGCAGGATGGTGCATTTGTCATCAAACTGGTCGGCGATGTTCGTTTAACGCTATGCACAACCATGGATGAGTTCTTTGACGAGATGTTAGCCGTCAAGGGCTTTGCCAGTGTGGTTGTGGATCTTGCAGATGCTGTCAATATCGATAGTACCACCTTGGGTTTGCTCGCCAAATTAGCGATTAAAGCAAAACAGCGGTTTCATTATATTCCTCTCGTTCTTTCTACTAACCCTGATATTACCCGGGTGCTGGAGAGTATGAGCTTTGACCGGGTGTTTCGTATTCGAGAGGTGCCCTTGATCAGTGACGAAGATCTGGGCGAGTTACCGGTGCTCCCCGACAGTGAAGAGGGTGTGAAGCGCAGGGTGCTGGAAGCCCATCGAGTGTTGATGGGCATGAGCGAAAGCAATCGCGCCAAGTTTCGGGAATTGGTGACCTTGCTCGAAGGCCAGTGTTATTGAGTTAATTTGAATGAGCGAATGAGGCATCGCTTAGCATTTAAGCCAATGCCTCACGCTTGTATCGGTAACGGCGCTCGCTCGTTACTCCATATTCTCCAGTTTTTCAGTCGTTATCAATTTAGCCCGAATAAACTCCCGGTGGGGGAGATAAATCAAGTCTGAAATTTTGCGGATTAAGTGCTCTTCGTATTTATCGATCCGGCCATCCTCTGCGGCCACTTCCCACAGGGATAACACCAGCTGATATTTTTCCTGATTGTCGCAATTGTCGTTGATATAACGTGTAAAGGGATACAGTGAGGTACTGTCTTGCGTGGTGTCTTGTGCCTGGGCGACGGCTTTTTCGACCTCGCTTTCAGATACTGAAAAGTGCCGTACCAATAAACCGCGAATTTTGTCTACTTCAGCCGGGTCTTGCTCGTAGTCCGATTTACTGACTTCCACTAGCAATGCCGCGGCAGCCATTTCCATGGTCATCGACAGGCTGTCGTCTTCTGTATCGGAGGCAAAGAATTTTTTTAAGTGCTCAAACATTATTTGTCCCAATTTTTTAGCATGGCTTCTAATTTAATTTGATCTGCGGCAAAGGCGCGAATGCCCTCTGCTAATTTTTCAGTTGCCATGGCGTCTTCGTTCATTGCCCAGCGAAAGCTGGATTCGCTTAATACCAGTCGCGGCACGGCTTTAATATCCATTTCTGGAGATAGGCGGCGGGGCAAATCACCGCTGGCGTTCTCAAGCTCTTCCAGTAATGCCGGGCTGATGGTTAAGCGGTCGCAACCGGCTAGGGCTTGAATTTCGCCAGTGTTGCGAAAGCTGGCACCCATCACAATAGTCTTGTATCCGTGCTGCTTATAATAGCTGTAGATGCTGCTAACGGAGATTACACCGGGGTCTTGTTCTGCTGTGTCGGGTGTATTGCCATGGGCAACATGCCAATCCAGAATGCGGCCCACAAAAGGCGATATCAATGAAGCGCCAGCTTCAGCGCAGGCGGCAGCCTGAGTCAGACTGAAAAGCAGGGTCAGATTACATTCGATCCCTTCATTTTCCAAAATTTCAGCGGCCCGAATACCTTCCCAGGTCGAGGCAATTTTGATGAACAGCCGAGATTTATCCACGCCTTGCTTCTTATACAGTTCAATCACTTGACGGGCTTCTTCTACCGTTGCGTCGGTATTAAAAGACAGTCGAGCGTCGACTTCTGTAGAAACCTTACCGGGAACCAACTGGGTAATTTCTTTGCCAATGCGCACGGCAAAGGCCATCACCGCCGATTTCAATGCGGCCTCGCTACGGTCTTCACCCAAACTGGCGACAACCTCGTTAATCATGTCTTGATACTGGGGCAGTTGCGCGGCTTTAAGAAGTAATGAGGGATTGGTGGTGGCGTCTTGAGGGGTAAAACGGCGGATGGCTTCAATGTCACCCGTGTCCGCGACCACGTCAGTCATATTTTTAAGCTGTTCCAGTTTACTCGTCATTCGATACCATCCTGTATTCCTGTTGGTCTTCTACGGCTTTGCTCACTATGGCCATGGCTTGGCGCAGTACGTCACTATTCGCGCCGGGTAAGTGGGCATGTTGACTCAAGTGGCGCCGAAATAATTTAGCGCCAGTCTGGCCGTTAAAGATTCCCAATATGTGTCGGGTAATGTGGTTTAAGCGCACATTGCCGCTATTTAGTTGCGAGTCGATATAAGGTAGCAGCGCTTCTAATACCGCGAAGCGAGTGGGGGTGGGCGATGTTTCACCGTAAAAACGCTGATCTACCTCGGTGAGGAGATACGGATTTTGATAGGCACTGCGTCCCATCATGATGCCATCCACATATGACAAATGCGAGGCGCCACTGCTGAGATTGTCAATGCCGCCATTAATGATGACCTCTAATTCGGGAAAGTCTCGCTTTAGCTGATACACAAAGTCGTAGTTTAGAGGTGGTATTTCTCGGTTTTCTTTGGGGCTAAGCCCTTGTAGCCACGCTTTGCGTGCATGCACAATAACCGCGTCGGCTCCCGCGTCGGCAACCGCGCCGACAAAATCGATTAACGGTCCATAGCCTTCTTGCTCGTCGATACCAATTCGGTGTTTGACAGTAATCGGGAGTGAGCAGGCATCTTTCATTGCCGAGACACATGCTGCAACCCGCTGGGGCTCGGCCATTAAACAGGCACCAAAGGCGCCGTTTTGGACCCGGTCCGAGGGGCAGCCACAGTTGAGATTGACCTCATCGTACTGCCATTGCTCAGCAAGTTTGGCGGAGCGCGCCAAAGCATCAGGGTCGCTTCCACCAAGTTGCAAGGCAACAGGGTGCTCAACATCACTAAATTGCAAATGCCGCTCGACATCACCGTGGAGCAGGGCGCCAGTGGTGATCATCTCGGTATACAGCACGGCCCGCTTGCTGAGCAGGCGCCAGAACACGCGACAATGCCTATCACTCCAGTCCAACATCGGAGCGACGCAGAAGCGGCGGTCCAGCCCTTGGATCGGGATGTGTAGAGAATTACTTGGGGTTTTCTGCATGAGTAGATGAATCTGCCAACGGGCTACGTATAATACGCGGCTTAATGCTTGCCGGAGCAATTGCCGGCGCCAAACCCTGTATTCTATTGAAATGGAAGCAAACTCTCCATGACTGTTCGTACTCGCATTGCGCCGTCACCCACCGGCGACCCCCACGTAGGCACCGCGTATATCGCGCTTTTTAATTACTGCTTTGCCAAAAGTCAGGGCGGTGAGTTTCTGTTACGGATTGAAGATACCGATCAGCAGCGCAGTACGGCGGCCTCTGAAAAAGCCATCTTGGATTCTTTGCGGTGGTTGGGTTTAGATTGGGATGAAGGTCCAGATGTCGGCGGACCGTCGGGACCGTATCGTCAAAGCGAGCGCAGTGACATTTACCAGCAACATTGCCAGCAGCTTATCGATCAAGGCAAAGCCTTTCGCTGCTACCGTACGGCAGAAGAGCTAAATACTTTGCGGGAGTCTCGTCGGGAGGCGGGTTTGCATACGGCTTTAAAAGCCAGCGATTTGCGCCTATCTGAAGAAGAGGTGCAGGCTAGGGAAGCAGCAGGCGCGGCCTATGTTATTCGGATGGTGGTGCCGGAAGAGGATGGCCGTTGTGAAATCGACGACATGTTGCGGGGCAAAATAGAGCTGGAGTGGTCCCAGGTTGACGCACAGATTTTGTTGAAATCCGATGGTTTGCCTACCTACCACCTGGCCAATGTGGTGGATGATCACCTGATGGGGATCACCCATGTGCTGCGAGGAGAGGAGTGGATTAACTCTGCGCCCAAGCACAAGTTACTCTATGAATACTTTGGCTGGGAGATGCCTCAACTTTGCCATTTACCGCTGCTGCGGAACCCGGATAAGAGCAAATTAAGCAAGCGCAAAAATCCCACCAGTATTCTGTACTACCAGCGTATGGGCTTTATGCCGGAAGCCTTGTTGAATTACTTGGGGCGTATGGGCTGGTCCATGCCCGACGAAAGCGAAAAATTTAATTTGGCGACCATGCTCGAAAATTTTGACGTATCTCGGGTCAGTTTGGGCGGGCCAATCTTTGATGTAGAAAAACTGCGTTGGCTCAATGGGCTCTGGTTACGTGAAGATCTGGATCAAGAGCAGCTGGCTCAGCGCTTGATGGAGTGGGCGCTAAACAAAGAAACCCTGGCCAAAATTTTGCCCCATGCCCAATCACGGATAGAAGTCTTTAGCGATTTGGCACCTTTGGCTGCTTTCTTTTTGTCAGGCATGCTGCCGATTTCGCCGGAAAGCTTCAGTGCTTGTAATTTAGATGAAGAAGAGCTGGTGTCGGTGCTGCAAGCGGCGGCATGGCGGCTGGAAGCCGAGCAAGATTGGCAGCGGGATACGCTTTTTGCAGCGATTAAGTCCTTGGCCGACGGCATGGAAATAAAGCTAAAGGATTTTATGCCGCCGCTATTTATTGCCATTGCCGGTACCACCGCGTCCATCTCGGTAGTGGATTCTATGGAGGTGCTGGGCCCAGAAATGAGCCGGGCAAGATTGCGTTATGCCGTAGATGTCTTGGGCGGGCTTGGTAAGAAACGGCTTAAAAAGTTGGAGAAACGCTACCAACAAGCTTTACAGAATAGTGCTGGTTAACAATCGTCATTTTCGGTTTTTGATTTAAGCTTACTGTTTTTACAGACAATTTGTTGACAAGCTCAGAGGTGATCATTAATATGCGCAGCCTCTGCTTTGGGGCTATAGCTCAGCTGGGAGAGCGCTTGCATGGCATGCAAGAGGTCCGCGGTTCGATCCCGCGTAGCTCCACCAAAGTTTTAAAAAGCCGCCTATTTTTAGGCGGCTTTTTTGCGTCTGATCCACCAGAATCTGGTCGCTGCATTTTCCATCAAAACAAAGCCGCGTTGTTTTCATAGGGTAAGCCGTGTGCATCAGCGACGGCTTGGCAATAAACCTTTCCTTGCGCAATATTTAACCCATCTCGAAAGTACTTATCATTCTGTAAGGCTTGCTGCCAACCTTTGTCTGCCAACGTCAGGACGTAGGGCAGTGTGGCGTTGTTAAGGGCGAGTGTGGCAGTGCGAGCAACAGCGCCGGGAATGTTGGCGACGCAGTAATGAACAATGCCATCAACAATATAACGGGGGGCGTCATGGCTTGTGGGGCGGGATGTTTCAAAACAGCCGCCTTGATCAATGGCAACATCGACTAACACGGCACCACGTTGCATTTTTTTGACCAGATCGGCGCTGACAAGTTTGGGGGCGGCGGCGCCAGGAATGAGAACCGCGCCAATGACTAAGTCGGCATGGATGACTTGCTGCTCAATAGCATCGGTTGTGGAGTAAAGGGTTTTCAGGCGACCTTGAAACTGTTCATCTAAGATTTTAAGGCGGGATACAGAGCGATCAATTACGGTGACATCTGCCCCAAGTCCCAGCGCCATCGCAGCGGCATTGATGCCGACTACGCCGCCACCAATAATGCAGACTTTCGCCGGTAATACACCGGGAACGCCGCCAAGCAGTTGTCCCCGTCCGCCGTTAATCATTTCTAATGATGTTGCGCCAGCTTGCACGGCGAGCCGACCCGCCACCTCTGACATCGGGGCCAGCAGGGGTAAGCTGCCGTTGGGGGCAGTGACGGTTTCGTAGGCGATCGCGATGGCGCCGGATTGCAATAACAGTTCAGTTTGCTGCAGGTCGGGTGCAAGGTGCAGATACGCAAATACAATTTGATCTTTTTGAAGCAGCTTACATTCTTCGGGTTGGGGTTCTTTGACCTTCACAATCAGTTCGGCATTGCGGTATAGCGTTTCGGTATTGTCGATGATGGTTGCGCCAGCGTCGATATAGGCTTTATCGGCAAAACCAATTGCGGCACCGGCACCGGTTTCTACGGTGATACTGTGGCCGTGCTTGCTTAACTCGCGAACGGAGGTGGGGCTTAGGCCGACCCGGTATTCTTGCGCTTTAATTTCTTTTGGGACAGCGATTTTCATTCGGCGCTCCTACAATGATTCCAAGACAGCTGTTTTCAAAATAGCTACGGCGTAAAGTCGCAAAGTGGGTGGGACTTACATATCAGTCTAGCCGATGCTTTGGTAAACGTTGTTAGTCAATATTCTTAGTCGTCATAGTTCAGCATTGATTCAGTCTTTTCGGCAGATACTTCCATTAATCTTTGGAGGACATGCTATGAAAAAATCATTAATGGGGCTGGCGGTTGCCGTGGCGGTTATGCCTTTTTATGCCCAGGCTAATGACTATGGTCGCAGTGCTTATAATGCGACCCCGACCATGTATTTGTTTGGTGGCGTAGGGGCTGCCGATTACGATTTGGCCAGCGAAGATGTGCGCTTTAGTTTTGGCGATGGTTCTCTTAATCGCATTGAGGAAGACAATCAGTCGGTCAGTTGGCGGTTCGGCGTGGGGTACCGTATTGCCGATGTGTTGTCTTTTGAGTTTGGCTATGTGAACTTGGGTGAATTTGCCGCCAGTGCCCAGTCAGACGGCTCTAGGGTGGCCACCAATGGCTACGCGCCGGGGCGAGTGGATATTGATGGCGAAAGCAGTGGGGTATTTTTAGGTTTAAATGCGCATACCCCAGATGAAGAGCCCGTTGGCTTGTATTTACGCGGTGGAATTTATAGCTGGGAAGTGGATGGCCGAGTAAAAGATAGCAGCCGGAGCGGTCGGTTTTTAGTTGACGGTGTCGATCCCTTTATCGGCGGCGGATTGCGTTTTGCTATTGATCGTAATATTCAAATTCAGGTCGGTTACGACTATTACTTTATTGACGACGATGAGGCACTGGATACCGCAGTAGGCGTGTTAGGGGCTGACTTGGTGTTTTATTTCTAAGCTGATCTATCGCAAGGGTATTCTCAGCCGCTATTGACCGTGAATCGCCCAACATTGTGCACTGATGCCATAGGCTTGTTTAGCGTAATTTAGTGATAATACGGCAGCGAATACGCCGCCGCCGCAGAATTCTTATTGCCCGGCGAGTATAGTGGGGAATCGGATGAGGCCGGAGGCACAATGAGCAACATAGAAATCACTCTTAATGGCGAAGCTCGCCAGCTATCGGTAGAGGATGGCACGCCACTGTTGTGGGTGCTGAGGGAACAACTGGCCATGATGGGCACCAAGTTCGGTTGCGGTGTGGGGCTATGCGGCGCTTGCACTGTACACCTTGATGGCAACCCTGTTCGTAGCTGCAGTTATCCGGCCCAACTTGCCAATGGCCGGAAGGTCACCACCATTGAAGGCCTGGCGCCCTCTGACGAAGAATTGCATCCCGTGCAGCAAGCCTGGCTTGAAATGAACACGCCCCAGTGCGGTTACTGCCAATCGGGCCAAATTATGTCCGCGGCGGCATTGTTGGCCAACAACAACTCACCCGATGACAGTGAAATCGATGCGGCCATGTCGGGCAACCTCTGCCGTTGTGGCACTTATCCACGCATTCGTAAAGCCATACATCGAGCGGCGGCGTTAATCGCTACTGATCAGGCTGATGCTCCTGCCGAGGAGTCCCAAGCATGATGCAG
The DNA window shown above is from Spongiibacter sp. IMCC21906 and carries:
- the ald gene encoding alanine dehydrogenase, giving the protein MKIAVPKEIKAQEYRVGLSPTSVRELSKHGHSITVETGAGAAIGFADKAYIDAGATIIDNTETLYRNAELIVKVKEPQPEECKLLQKDQIVFAYLHLAPDLQQTELLLQSGAIAIAYETVTAPNGSLPLLAPMSEVAGRLAVQAGATSLEMINGGRGQLLGGVPGVLPAKVCIIGGGVVGINAAAMALGLGADVTVIDRSVSRLKILDEQFQGRLKTLYSTTDAIEQQVIHADLVIGAVLIPGAAAPKLVSADLVKKMQRGAVLVDVAIDQGGCFETSRPTSHDAPRYIVDGIVHYCVANIPGAVARTATLALNNATLPYVLTLADKGWQQALQNDKYFRDGLNIAQGKVYCQAVADAHGLPYENNAALF
- a CDS encoding (2Fe-2S)-binding protein, with translation MSNIEITLNGEARQLSVEDGTPLLWVLREQLAMMGTKFGCGVGLCGACTVHLDGNPVRSCSYPAQLANGRKVTTIEGLAPSDEELHPVQQAWLEMNTPQCGYCQSGQIMSAAALLANNNSPDDSEIDAAMSGNLCRCGTYPRIRKAIHRAAALIATDQADAPAEESQA
- a CDS encoding outer membrane beta-barrel protein produces the protein MKKSLMGLAVAVAVMPFYAQANDYGRSAYNATPTMYLFGGVGAADYDLASEDVRFSFGDGSLNRIEEDNQSVSWRFGVGYRIADVLSFEFGYVNLGEFAASAQSDGSRVATNGYAPGRVDIDGESSGVFLGLNAHTPDEEPVGLYLRGGIYSWEVDGRVKDSSRSGRFLVDGVDPFIGGGLRFAIDRNIQIQVGYDYYFIDDDEALDTAVGVLGADLVFYF
- the gltX gene encoding glutamate--tRNA ligase, coding for MTVRTRIAPSPTGDPHVGTAYIALFNYCFAKSQGGEFLLRIEDTDQQRSTAASEKAILDSLRWLGLDWDEGPDVGGPSGPYRQSERSDIYQQHCQQLIDQGKAFRCYRTAEELNTLRESRREAGLHTALKASDLRLSEEEVQAREAAGAAYVIRMVVPEEDGRCEIDDMLRGKIELEWSQVDAQILLKSDGLPTYHLANVVDDHLMGITHVLRGEEWINSAPKHKLLYEYFGWEMPQLCHLPLLRNPDKSKLSKRKNPTSILYYQRMGFMPEALLNYLGRMGWSMPDESEKFNLATMLENFDVSRVSLGGPIFDVEKLRWLNGLWLREDLDQEQLAQRLMEWALNKETLAKILPHAQSRIEVFSDLAPLAAFFLSGMLPISPESFSACNLDEEELVSVLQAAAWRLEAEQDWQRDTLFAAIKSLADGMEIKLKDFMPPLFIAIAGTTASISVVDSMEVLGPEMSRARLRYAVDVLGGLGKKRLKKLEKRYQQALQNSAG